The window AAGCTAGAAGACATTTACCAATCCTCGCTTTATTTTATCTTCCGCCTCCTGTTTATTGCCTATTTTGAGGATAAGTTTGACGCGATTCTCTCAAGTCATTCAAGCTTTAAAAAGCATATTAGCCTTTATACTTTGCTTGAAAAGCTTAAAAGCCAACAGGACGATTTAACTCAAAGTTATGTCGGCTTAAGCGAACTTGAAAGGGTTTTTAAAATCTACAATGAGGGCAATCCAAACTTAGATATGCCAATCTTTAATGGGGGACTTTTTGATGAAGCCAATGCCCTGCTACTTAAAAAGCCCAAAATTTTTAACGATAAGGAATTGACAGAGATTTTAGATTCTCTTTTTAACTATCAAGGGGTGCATAGCCAAAATCCTAAAACACTCTTTAGACGCGATTATCGCACTTTGAGTGTGGCTCATTTAGGCACGATTTATGAGGGATTGCTCTCTTATTTCTTTGAAGTCGCAGAGGAGGATTTATTCTACCTCCTCTATGCACCCAAAAAGGGCAAGGGCAAACTAGAATCCATTGAAGGCTATTTTGATAGCTATGATTATGCAAAAATCGCTAAAGATTCCACAATCCACCGCGCCCAAGAGTATAAAAAAGGACAAATCTATCTTAAAAACACGAGCAATTCACGCAAAAGCACCGCAAGCTTTTACACACCAGAATCTATCACCAAATTTTTAGTAGAAAATGCCCTGCAAAATAAGCTTAATGATACTAATATCTTGCATTTTAAAATCTTAGATAATGCCTGTGGAAGCGGACATTTCCTAGTAGAGGCACTCAACCAAATCACGCAAATGATTCAAAATGATTTTGATTCTTTTCCTGCTTTAAAATCTTTGTATGAGAAAGAAAAACAAGCAGTGCAAAGTAATATTTGTAAGTTTATCAAAGGCTATGAAGCCGATGAAAGCGATATTTTGAAGCGGCTGCTTTTAAAAAGGGTGATTTTTGGAGTTGATTTAAACCCCTTTAGCATTGAGCTTACTAAGCTTAGTCTTTGGATAGATAGCTTTATCTTTGGCACACCGCTTAGCTTTTTAGAGCATCACATCAAATGCGGTAACGCTTTAATCGGCACGAGCATAGGAGAATTGAAAAAGTATTTTAATGCCTTGCAAAAAAGCAGGGGAGGTAATTTGTTTATTTCTAGCTTTTTGGAGGAGTTTCAAGCTTTAGGAGAAGTGTTTGATAAGCTAGATTCTATCAAAGACACCACTGAAGAGCAGATTAAAGAGAGCAAAAGGCTCTATAAAGAGGAGATTACCCCAACATTAGAAAAGCTTAATTTGTATTTAAATATGCTCAATGCTCAAAGTTTTATGAATAACCAAGAGTTAAAAGCCTTAAAAACGCTCACAGAGAGTGATAATATAGAAAAACTCACACAAAGCGAAGTTACAGAGTATCAAAGTCTAAGGGAAGCAATCCAAGCTTACGCACAAAAATACCGCTTTTTCAACTATGAGATAGAGTTTCCCGAGATTGTCTCAAATGATACTTCATTTATAGGATTTAACTGCATTATAGGCAATCCACCGTGGGATAAAACAAAATTTAGCGATAGCGACTTTTTCCCGCAGTTTGTGAGTAACTACCGCACTCTAAGTAATAGTGGTAAAAAGGAGGTGCAAGATAATCTCCTAGCTAAAAGCTATATCAAAAAAGAATATGAAAGACAAAAGAGCTTTGCTAGTATCCAAAATAACTATTACAAAGCCCATTTTCCTCTAAATGCTGGTAGTGGTGATGGCAACTTGTTTCGCTTTTTTGTAGAGCGCAATTTAAGCCTTTTGGGAGAGAATGCCTCATTAAACTATGTGCTTCCTAGTGCGCTAATGCTAGAAGAGGGAAGCTATACCTTGCGCAAAGAGATTTTGGAGAATAAAAGCCTAAAATATTTTTATTCTTTTGAAAACAGAGAGGGGATATTTAGAGATGTGGATTCTCGCTATAAATTTGCTTTAATGCAGGTGGTAAATGTCAAGTCAGAGCCAAAATACACTATTCAAACAATGTTTTATAAAACCCGCATTGAAGAAGTGTATGAGAAGCAAAACATTATCCCGCTTACTTTGCAAGATATTAAGGCGCTCAGTCCCAATCAGCTTGCCCTCCAAGAAGTGCGAGGTAAAAAGGATTTAGAGATTTTGCGTAAATGTTACACAGCCTTTGCTCCGCTTAACTCTCTTGATATGAGGCGAGAGCTAGATATGACTAATGACAAAGGGATTTTTTTAGAATTTCGTAATGAATTACATATGACTAATGACAAAGAGCGTTATGTGCCTTTGTATGAGGGCAAAATGATTCATCAATTTGACGCAGAGTTTGCTAAGCCGCAATATCTTTTAGAGATTGCGGCTTTTGATAAACGACTAAGAAGCAAGGAGATTTACCGCTTTAAGCAGGATTTGGGCATTGATAATAAAGAATATCAAAGGCTTTTAGAATCTTTGTATTCCAAAATAAGCAAAGAGAAAGCAGAAGATTCTTTTATTGTCTATGATAGGCAATTTTACCGCTTAGGATTTCGTGCGATTGCGAGTGATACAAATGAGCGCACTTTGATTTTCTCACTTTTGCCGAAAAATTGTGGGGCTGGGAATAGCATTTGGAGCAGTGTGCCAAAAGTGTATAGTTTAGATAATAGAAAAATTACCTATAAAGCAATGAGCCATACTAGACTTTGTTTTGCCTTAGGTATTTTTAATTCTTTAATCGTGGATTTTATTGCAAGGGGAATGCTACAAATCAATGTAAATAAGACTTATTTAGAGAGGATTCCACTCCCTCAACCTAGCAATAAAGAAATCTTAGAAAATGCAACTTATTTGACTATCGCTAAAAATGCTTTAATCTTGCAGCTTTATAACGACAAAGTAGGGCATTTTAAAGAATTGCAAAAGGAATTTGGCATTAAGCAAGATGAGATTCCAAAAACTCCTAAAGCCTATGATACACTAAGGGCAAAGCAAGATATTAATATAGCTAAGCTTTATGGACTAGATTATGAGGAGTTTTGTTATTTGCTAGAATCTTTTAAAGTCCTGCAAAGCAAACAACCCCAATTCATTGCACTTTTGAAAAACTCTGTTTTTTGGGAGTAGGAATGATATGTTAAAATTACATATTACAAAGAAAGGGTGCTTATGAAAATTCACATTAAAAACATTGGAATGCTTGATGAAGCGGAGTTGAATGGTTTAATTAATAAAGATATGTGAAACTTAAAAACCTAAAGTTATGGTGGGAGAAATTGTGATGAAAATCAATGTAAATATACCAGAGGTTGTAGAACAATTAAAAAATGTCAAAGTTGAGAATATAATATTTGAATCAATGATGAATGCGATACAAGCAAATGCCACGCTTATTGAACTTAAGATTATCGCTTCTAGTTTAGATGATAAAAACAAAACTCCCTATATAGATAAAATTGAAGTGATTGATAATGGCGATGGTTTTAATGAGGAAAATCTAAAGTCTTTTGGGGAATATCGTAGTGGTTATAAAAAATCATTAGGTTGCAAGGGCGTAGGGAGATTTATGTATCTCAAGCTTTTTAAAAATGTCAAAATTATAAGTAAGAATAAAGAATTTGATTTTACCTATAATGGTATGACAGAACCAAAAGAGCAAGTTTCTTATGATAAAACTAAAGTAATTTTGTCAAATCCAAAAAATAATTTTTCAGTTGATTTTTCTAAGATTAAAAAACAAATTAAAGAGCATTTTTTAGCTTATTTTAAAACAGAAAGCAAAGATATTCAAATAGATATTTATAGAAATAATGAATGTGTAGATAATGTTAAGAGCAATGAAATACCAGATTTTAAAAAGAAAGAATTTAAAATTAAAAATTATTCCTTTAGCATATCATATCTTTTCGGAGAAAATGATTTTAAAAATGAGGGGTTTTATGTCGCAAATAATAGGGTTGTGATAAAAAATTCAGATTTGGAGCAAGAGAGTAAATATAATTTGCCAAAAGAAAAAGATTTAAGAATATTTTATCTTTTAGAATCTAATTATTTTGATAAAAATGTTAATGACGAAAGAAATGAATTACAGATTTATCCCAAACGAAAAAATTCGCTTGAGTTTGAGGATTTGAGTTGGAATGATATATATGATGAATTAGAAAATCAGCTCAAAGCAATTTATAGAGAGCATAATTTTGATGTAGAAAATACAATTAAAGAAAATAGAAAAAAATCAATCAAAGAATTGCCCTATCTTGGAGTGTATTTTGAAAATAGAAACGAATTAAATGTGAATGATATGCTAGAAAATGCAAAAAAAG is drawn from Helicobacter sp. MIT 21-1697 and contains these coding sequences:
- a CDS encoding ATP-binding protein; translated protein: MKINVNIPEVVEQLKNVKVENIIFESMMNAIQANATLIELKIIASSLDDKNKTPYIDKIEVIDNGDGFNEENLKSFGEYRSGYKKSLGCKGVGRFMYLKLFKNVKIISKNKEFDFTYNGMTEPKEQVSYDKTKVILSNPKNNFSVDFSKIKKQIKEHFLAYFKTESKDIQIDIYRNNECVDNVKSNEIPDFKKKEFKIKNYSFSISYLFGENDFKNEGFYVANNRVVIKNSDLEQESKYNLPKEKDLRIFYLLESNYFDKNVNDERNELQIYPKRKNSLEFEDLSWNDIYDELENQLKAIYREHNFDVENTIKENRKKSIKELPYLGVYFENRNELNVNDMLENAKKEFNEDKDFLRDDSNKAKRNYESKLTKVTQAELAEYVFDRNKLIQQLKNSVDKGDIEAEIHNLFMPKKTFDDKQDYRSNNVWLFDDRFMCYDKIFSDIQIKNIFPELHKNIERPDLLSIISNTYEKDKITDILLIEFKKPEAKKEYFAIAHQQILGYAAMINEVYFQKKVRIWAYGFLKFSDEVLKSLINDDYNQIYTNTDFPICYKYNQANNIIIHFMDYNSLICDAENRNQLFLDILRGKYL
- a CDS encoding Eco57I restriction-modification methylase domain-containing protein, which encodes MSNFAFLTNNLFTTYTLEVDFPHIYKFAENKQKAQDALDSIKALYDKEKFLKQNEPQLENDFIAKVLGILGWHSIRQEEKIIQGKLDKPDFLLFSDIDSKKAYESIEREQRKATNAHISVILESKAYNVEVDNKKIKDNPHFQLLRYLSSLKLDFGFLTNGRIWRFYDNSKLSSQKIFYEIHLEKLLELGDLEDFNYFYHIFHANNFTQKPNVESKNTITDILNKNNQAKINIEDDLQSLIYGINGKDSLFEKIGSCIYAKNPNAKLEDIYQSSLYFIFRLLFIAYFEDKFDAILSSHSSFKKHISLYTLLEKLKSQQDDLTQSYVGLSELERVFKIYNEGNPNLDMPIFNGGLFDEANALLLKKPKIFNDKELTEILDSLFNYQGVHSQNPKTLFRRDYRTLSVAHLGTIYEGLLSYFFEVAEEDLFYLLYAPKKGKGKLESIEGYFDSYDYAKIAKDSTIHRAQEYKKGQIYLKNTSNSRKSTASFYTPESITKFLVENALQNKLNDTNILHFKILDNACGSGHFLVEALNQITQMIQNDFDSFPALKSLYEKEKQAVQSNICKFIKGYEADESDILKRLLLKRVIFGVDLNPFSIELTKLSLWIDSFIFGTPLSFLEHHIKCGNALIGTSIGELKKYFNALQKSRGGNLFISSFLEEFQALGEVFDKLDSIKDTTEEQIKESKRLYKEEITPTLEKLNLYLNMLNAQSFMNNQELKALKTLTESDNIEKLTQSEVTEYQSLREAIQAYAQKYRFFNYEIEFPEIVSNDTSFIGFNCIIGNPPWDKTKFSDSDFFPQFVSNYRTLSNSGKKEVQDNLLAKSYIKKEYERQKSFASIQNNYYKAHFPLNAGSGDGNLFRFFVERNLSLLGENASLNYVLPSALMLEEGSYTLRKEILENKSLKYFYSFENREGIFRDVDSRYKFALMQVVNVKSEPKYTIQTMFYKTRIEEVYEKQNIIPLTLQDIKALSPNQLALQEVRGKKDLEILRKCYTAFAPLNSLDMRRELDMTNDKGIFLEFRNELHMTNDKERYVPLYEGKMIHQFDAEFAKPQYLLEIAAFDKRLRSKEIYRFKQDLGIDNKEYQRLLESLYSKISKEKAEDSFIVYDRQFYRLGFRAIASDTNERTLIFSLLPKNCGAGNSIWSSVPKVYSLDNRKITYKAMSHTRLCFALGIFNSLIVDFIARGMLQINVNKTYLERIPLPQPSNKEILENATYLTIAKNALILQLYNDKVGHFKELQKEFGIKQDEIPKTPKAYDTLRAKQDINIAKLYGLDYEEFCYLLESFKVLQSKQPQFIALLKNSVFWE